A region of Moorena producens PAL-8-15-08-1 DNA encodes the following proteins:
- a CDS encoding CopG family transcriptional regulator: MKDKNLMIRLTSFEKMQLQQEAARRGMTCSELLRSLIARFPEPKDSV, translated from the coding sequence ATGAAAGACAAAAATTTGATGATTAGACTTACTAGTTTTGAAAAAATGCAACTTCAACAGGAAGCTGCTCGTAGAGGGATGACTTGCTCCGAATTGCTGAGGAGTTTAATAGCTCGTTTCCCTGAGCCAAAAGACTCTGTGTAA
- a CDS encoding aminopeptidase P family protein, with protein MINNHDGSLATTLKQRRQKLAQLVDFPVILWSGHPSPRNFRANSFPFRASSHFLYFAGLPLTKAVIGLNDGKLDLFMDKPAPGSALWHGEVPSPEEIAEMIGANRVFPLSELRSHSQGAATIAVQNPTTYSQQQEVLSRPVGPADAPEGIDLDLAKAIISLRLYHDEGALSELRQAAEVSIAAHKAGMAATPKAKREADVRGAMEGVIIANNMTRAYTSIVTVHGEVLHNGEYHHSLQPGELLLADVGAETPMGWAADITRTWPVSGKFSPTQRDIYNVVKEAHDFCIKNLYPGVEYREIHMTAAGVMAEGLIDLGILRGDISDLVAMDAHALFFPHGVGHLLGLDVHDMEDLGDLAGYAPGRERSDRFGLGFLRLDRLLEPGMLVTIEPGFYQVPGILNDPERRSTYKDVVDWDRLAQFDDVRGIRIEDDVLITETGAEVLTAGLPTNLEAVEDLVRGE; from the coding sequence ATGATTAACAACCATGACGGCTCTCTAGCCACTACACTAAAGCAACGGCGTCAAAAATTGGCTCAGCTGGTGGATTTTCCAGTAATTCTCTGGTCTGGACATCCTAGTCCTCGGAATTTCCGAGCCAATTCCTTCCCGTTTCGCGCTAGCAGTCACTTCTTGTATTTTGCTGGTTTACCCTTAACTAAAGCGGTAATTGGCCTCAATGATGGCAAACTGGATTTATTCATGGATAAGCCAGCCCCTGGTAGTGCGTTGTGGCACGGAGAAGTGCCTTCACCTGAGGAAATTGCTGAGATGATTGGGGCTAATCGGGTTTTTCCCCTTTCAGAATTGCGTTCGCATTCTCAGGGAGCAGCAACCATTGCTGTTCAAAATCCCACTACTTACAGCCAACAACAGGAAGTATTAAGTCGTCCTGTCGGACCCGCTGATGCTCCAGAAGGGATTGACTTGGATTTAGCGAAAGCAATAATATCCCTACGGTTATACCATGACGAGGGGGCATTATCGGAGTTGCGCCAAGCCGCTGAAGTTTCGATAGCTGCTCATAAAGCGGGAATGGCAGCTACTCCCAAGGCTAAACGGGAAGCGGACGTGCGGGGAGCGATGGAAGGGGTAATTATTGCCAATAATATGACCCGTGCTTACACAAGTATTGTTACGGTTCATGGGGAAGTGCTCCACAATGGTGAGTATCACCATTCCCTGCAACCGGGAGAGTTACTGCTGGCGGATGTAGGAGCAGAAACCCCTATGGGTTGGGCGGCGGATATTACCCGCACTTGGCCGGTGAGTGGTAAATTTTCTCCTACTCAGCGGGATATATATAATGTCGTCAAAGAAGCCCATGATTTCTGTATCAAGAATCTTTACCCTGGGGTGGAATATCGAGAGATTCATATGACAGCAGCAGGGGTGATGGCCGAGGGATTGATAGATTTGGGGATTCTGCGAGGAGACATCTCGGATTTGGTAGCAATGGATGCCCATGCTTTATTCTTTCCCCATGGTGTTGGTCATTTGCTGGGATTGGATGTCCATGATATGGAAGATTTAGGGGATTTGGCAGGGTATGCACCAGGACGGGAAAGAAGCGATCGCTTTGGCTTGGGCTTCCTGCGACTAGACCGACTGTTGGAACCAGGAATGTTGGTCACAATTGAACCAGGATTTTATCAAGTTCCAGGGATTTTGAATGACCCAGAGCGACGGTCAACTTACAAAGATGTGGTGGATTGGGATAGATTGGCACAATTTGATGATGTGCGGGGGATTCGGATTGAGGATGATGTGTTGATTACTGAGACAGGAGCAGAGGTTTTGACCGCTGGCTTACCAACTAATCTAGAGGCAGTTGAGGATTTGGTTAGGGGAGAATAA
- a CDS encoding MBL fold metallo-hydrolase, which translates to MNTLRRCLILGLATLLTIFGVISCQSHSQSQSPTSSNLTLETAGLTLEKLGSGIYGLIASTDFPPQDPNAAICNAGIVIGSDGVLVIDPFQNEALANLVFSTVEDLTDKPIKYVLNSHYHFDHTGGNSAAEAKGIPIIGRGPIREFMEDRNKQYDPNPTPPNVIVNSESKIWLGDRTVEIEEVEGHSGGTDIVAYVPDAKIMFTGDILFNQRFPYTGDGNIRKWQSTLSELRANYPDARLLPGHGPITDSSGLDTLKTYLDQLEKLALTWKEKSLTQEQVLANYSQIPAAYKNYKFQGLYKDNLETAYKQITAER; encoded by the coding sequence ATGAATACATTGCGTCGGTGCTTAATCTTAGGTCTAGCCACCCTACTCACAATCTTTGGAGTGATTAGCTGCCAATCTCACTCCCAAAGTCAATCACCAACATCCAGTAACCTCACCCTAGAAACAGCAGGATTAACCCTAGAAAAATTAGGATCTGGAATTTACGGACTAATCGCTAGTACAGACTTTCCCCCCCAAGACCCTAACGCAGCAATTTGTAATGCTGGGATTGTGATTGGTAGCGATGGAGTATTGGTAATTGATCCATTTCAGAATGAAGCACTAGCTAACTTAGTCTTCTCAACTGTTGAAGACTTAACCGATAAACCCATCAAGTACGTTCTCAACAGTCATTATCACTTTGACCACACTGGTGGTAATTCCGCTGCCGAAGCTAAAGGTATCCCCATCATTGGGCGGGGACCAATTCGAGAATTCATGGAAGATCGTAACAAACAATACGACCCCAATCCCACTCCACCCAACGTAATAGTTAATAGTGAGAGTAAGATTTGGTTAGGCGATCGCACCGTAGAAATTGAAGAAGTAGAAGGGCATTCTGGGGGAACAGATATTGTGGCCTATGTTCCCGATGCCAAAATTATGTTTACCGGTGATATATTGTTCAATCAGCGATTTCCATACACTGGGGATGGTAATATTCGCAAATGGCAGAGTACTTTATCTGAGCTCAGGGCAAACTATCCCGATGCGCGTCTATTACCTGGCCATGGTCCGATTACTGATAGTAGTGGCTTAGACACCTTAAAGACTTACTTGGATCAACTGGAAAAATTAGCATTAACGTGGAAAGAAAAGTCTCTGACTCAAGAACAAGTTCTTGCCAACTATTCCCAAATTCCTGCTGCTTATAAGAATTATAAATTCCAAGGATTATACAAAGATAATCTTGAAACAGCTTATAAGCAAATTACCGCTGAGCGTTGA
- a CDS encoding DUF3095 domain-containing protein, giving the protein MTTEFFYANLPLLENFIDITDSRNFKSVPRDWYIVISDIIGSTQAIESGRYKEVNLLGACSIVAVLNIAGNLDIPFVFGGDGATLLIPPSLFAPAREALLATSKLAKEEFGMELRVGAVPMSDVRVNDYDVKLAKLKVSENYYQAIFTGDGLSYATELIKHPNTSNLYLYQNPTDNAKADLSNLECRWQDIPSKYGETISLIVKATSNQADLANLTYRKIIEKIDTIYGSEELLNPVDENYLNLGFSYHNLSAETRLCAQSSKLSHRMLYFSKIWFENLLGWLLMTLKVKFPDGDWGAYKRNAIAATDYRKFDDLLRMVIAGNEAQRKQLTDYLENNYKQGKLVYGLHISDRALMTCLVFERHGRQVHFVDGADGGYAVAAKDMKDRLKLIADS; this is encoded by the coding sequence ATGACTACAGAATTTTTTTATGCTAATTTACCCCTTTTAGAAAACTTCATCGATATTACTGACTCTCGGAATTTTAAATCAGTTCCCAGGGATTGGTATATTGTGATTAGCGATATTATTGGTTCGACTCAAGCTATCGAATCAGGACGCTACAAAGAGGTTAACCTATTAGGAGCCTGCTCCATTGTCGCTGTTTTAAATATAGCAGGTAATTTAGACATTCCTTTTGTGTTTGGGGGAGATGGAGCAACTCTGTTGATTCCTCCTTCTCTGTTTGCCCCTGCTCGGGAAGCCTTATTAGCCACTAGTAAGCTAGCCAAGGAAGAATTTGGGATGGAATTGCGGGTGGGTGCAGTACCTATGTCTGATGTCAGAGTAAATGATTATGATGTTAAATTAGCGAAGCTCAAGGTATCTGAAAATTATTATCAGGCTATATTTACTGGAGATGGTTTGAGTTATGCTACTGAATTGATTAAACATCCAAATACGAGTAACCTCTACCTTTACCAAAACCCTACTGATAATGCTAAAGCTGATTTGTCTAATTTAGAGTGTCGCTGGCAAGACATTCCAAGTAAATATGGTGAAACGATCAGCTTGATTGTGAAAGCAACGTCTAATCAAGCTGATTTAGCTAATTTAACTTATCGAAAAATTATTGAAAAAATTGACACTATATATGGAAGTGAAGAGCTTTTAAATCCCGTTGATGAAAACTATTTAAATCTAGGGTTTAGTTATCATAACTTAAGTGCTGAAACTCGGCTGTGCGCCCAGTCGAGTAAGCTAAGCCATAGGATGCTCTATTTTTCGAAAATCTGGTTTGAAAATCTTTTGGGCTGGTTGTTGATGACGTTGAAGGTGAAATTTCCAGATGGAGACTGGGGAGCCTATAAACGAAATGCGATCGCAGCAACGGATTACAGAAAGTTTGATGATCTGTTACGCATGGTGATTGCTGGCAATGAAGCACAACGAAAACAATTAACAGACTATTTGGAAAATAATTATAAACAAGGTAAGTTAGTGTATGGTCTCCATATTTCAGACCGAGCACTGATGACCTGTCTGGTATTTGAGCGCCATGGACGCCAAGTACATTTTGTGGATGGTGCAGACGGAGGCTACGCCGTAGCTGCGAAAGATATGAAGGATAGACTGAAGCTGATAGCTGATAGCTGA
- the murJ gene encoding murein biosynthesis integral membrane protein MurJ, producing the protein MSENQKTTRSLAGIAGIVAVATIISKVFGLVRQQAMAAAFGVGPVINAYSYAYVIPGFLLILLGGINGPFHSALVSVLAKRDKSEAPRLVETVTTLVACILLLVTIGLVLFAPVFIDVLAPGFQDTPEGLQVRAIAIRQLQIMAPMAVLAGLIGIGFGTLNASDQYWLPAVSPLFSSITVIVGLGILALQLGKEISNPDFAMIGGIVLAGGTLAGATLQWVVQQIAQWRSGLGKIRLRFNWGIPGVKDVMQVMAPATFSSGMLHINVYTDLFFASFLPQADAAAASLNYANLLVNTPLGIISNVILVPLLPVFSRLAAPENWPELKQRIRQGILLTALTMLPLSALMVTLAMPIVQVVYQRQAFDANASRLVASVLMAYGMGMFVYLGRDVLVRVFYGLGDGQTPFRLSVINILLNAVLDYFLIDAFGTPGIVFATIGVNAFSMVVLLWLLNRRLNGLPWQEWMLPILGLAVSSVIAGAASWGVSWGCEQVLETSIIWVQLLQLSLAGLVGLGVFGLLATQLKLPEVDMFVARVRQKLGR; encoded by the coding sequence GTGTCTGAAAACCAGAAAACCACTCGTTCCCTAGCTGGCATTGCCGGGATTGTCGCAGTAGCCACCATTATTAGTAAAGTATTTGGCTTAGTCCGCCAACAAGCCATGGCAGCAGCCTTTGGAGTTGGTCCGGTTATCAACGCCTACAGCTATGCTTACGTGATCCCCGGGTTTTTATTAATCCTCCTCGGTGGCATTAACGGACCGTTTCATAGCGCCTTAGTTAGTGTTCTCGCTAAACGCGATAAATCAGAAGCCCCACGGCTGGTGGAAACAGTAACTACCTTAGTAGCTTGTATCCTATTATTGGTAACCATTGGTCTAGTGCTCTTTGCTCCAGTCTTTATTGATGTTCTAGCACCAGGGTTTCAGGATACCCCAGAAGGGTTACAAGTTAGAGCGATCGCAATCCGGCAATTACAGATTATGGCACCCATGGCAGTGCTAGCCGGATTAATTGGCATTGGCTTTGGTACCCTCAATGCTAGCGATCAATACTGGCTACCCGCCGTCAGTCCCTTATTTTCCAGCATCACCGTCATTGTTGGCTTAGGAATATTAGCCCTACAGTTGGGCAAAGAAATTAGTAATCCCGATTTTGCCATGATCGGTGGGATTGTCTTAGCTGGGGGTACCCTTGCTGGAGCAACTCTTCAATGGGTAGTGCAGCAAATCGCTCAGTGGCGCAGTGGCCTAGGTAAAATACGCCTACGATTTAACTGGGGTATCCCTGGAGTCAAAGACGTGATGCAGGTCATGGCTCCGGCCACCTTTTCCTCTGGGATGCTGCATATTAATGTCTACACCGACTTATTCTTTGCCTCCTTTCTGCCCCAAGCCGATGCTGCTGCTGCTAGCTTAAACTATGCCAATCTTTTAGTGAATACGCCTCTAGGCATTATCTCCAATGTCATTCTAGTCCCTCTACTACCGGTATTTTCCCGACTAGCTGCTCCTGAAAATTGGCCAGAACTCAAGCAACGGATTCGCCAGGGAATTCTGCTCACTGCCTTGACAATGTTACCTTTAAGTGCATTGATGGTGACCTTAGCCATGCCCATCGTGCAGGTAGTGTATCAGCGTCAAGCCTTTGATGCTAATGCCTCTCGGTTAGTAGCATCAGTGCTCATGGCTTATGGGATGGGCATGTTTGTCTACTTGGGACGGGATGTGCTAGTGCGGGTATTTTATGGTTTAGGAGATGGACAGACACCCTTTCGTCTGAGTGTGATTAATATTCTTCTCAATGCTGTACTAGATTATTTTCTAATTGATGCCTTTGGCACACCCGGTATTGTATTTGCCACCATTGGTGTGAATGCCTTTTCCATGGTAGTCCTGTTATGGCTATTAAACCGCAGGCTAAATGGCTTACCTTGGCAAGAGTGGATGTTGCCAATTCTAGGTTTAGCAGTGAGTAGTGTAATAGCTGGTGCCGCAAGTTGGGGAGTCAGTTGGGGGTGTGAGCAAGTATTAGAAACCAGTATTATTTGGGTGCAGTTGCTACAATTGAGTCTAGCTGGATTGGTAGGCTTAGGCGTGTTTGGTTTGTTAGCAACTCAGTTGAAGTTACCAGAAGTCGATATGTTTGTAGCTCGTGTGCGGCAGAAGCTGGGTCGTTGA